Proteins encoded together in one Telopea speciosissima isolate NSW1024214 ecotype Mountain lineage chromosome 6, Tspe_v1, whole genome shotgun sequence window:
- the LOC122664151 gene encoding primary amine oxidase-like, with amino-acid sequence MEITSFLRFSFLLLLVVLLFGRSWLPSNKGDLDCSLNKPWCTSKNRIQAKSGLVLDTFIDPKPIDHFTEIPHHPLDPLTLQEINKVKTILSSYERFISSFPAIHSVSLDEPEKSIVLSWKKGDPLPQRKAFVIAFLNGQSNLLTLDLESGQVINHDISQGSGYPALSFDDMAVATKAPLTNPEFIEIISGRGVKLSDLTCAPLAIGWYGVSEEGRRLVKVSCFSGEGTANFYMRPIEGLVVIVDVDTRKVVRISHTGRGIPIPPATDTDYRYSAQNKPEEMMKPLNPISIEQPKGPSFSIEEGHMVKWANWEFHLKPDPRAGVIISRAMVHDSETGQTRSVMYKGFSSELFVPYMDPADAWYFKTYMDAGEYGMGVTAMPLVPLNDCPRHAYYMDGIFAATDGKPYVQSDMMCVFERYAGDIGWRHSETPISGMEIREARPKVTLVARMAASVGNYDYIIDWEFQTDGLIRVKVGLSGMLMVKGTPLQNMNQVGNKAERDAMSGILVSENAIGVVHDHFVTFHLDMDIDGADNSFVKVNLEKKETLPGESPRKSYLKVKREVAQTEKEAQVKFKLYEPAEFHVVNHGKKSRLGNPAGYKVVPGGTAASLLDHHDPPQSRASFTNNQIWVTPYNKSEQWAGGLLVWQSKGEDTLGVWSERDRPIDDKDIVLWYTLGFHHIPCQEDFPIMPTVSSSFELKPVNFFEKNPILRASPNVEKDLPFCRATATSA; translated from the exons ATGGAAATCACTTCATTTCTTCgtttctccttcctcctcttgTTAGTTGTCCTTTTATTTGGGCGTTCATGGTTGCCTTCCAACAAAGGAGATCTTGATTGCTCTCTCAATAAGCCATGGTGTACCTCTAAAAACCGAATTCAAGCCAAATCAGGCCTTGTTCTAGACACCTTCATAGACCCAAAACCTATAGACCACTTCACTGAGATCCCTCACCATCCACTAGATCCTCTCACCTTACAAGAAATCAACAAAGTTAAAACCATTCTCTCATCTTACGAACGCTTCATCTCTTCTTTCCCTGCAATTCACTCTGTTTCACTAGATGAACCAGAGAAGTCTATCGTCCTCAGTTGGAAGAAAGGCGACCCTCTTCCCCAAAGAAAAGCCTTCGTGATTGCATTCTTGAATGGCCAATCCAACTTGCTGACCCTTGATTTGGAATCAGGACAGGTCATAAACCATGACATAAGCCAGGGCTCTGGGTACCCAGCTCTCAGCTTCGATGACATGGCTGTTGCAACTAAAGCTCCTCTCACCAACCCAGAATTCATCGAGATCATCTCCGGGAGAGGCGTTAAGTTATCCGATTTGACCTGCGCACCACTCGCGATCGGATGGTATGGGGTtagtgaagaaggaagaagactgGTTAAGGTTTCGTGTTTCTCCGGCGAAGGCACCGCCAATTTCTACATGAGACCCATCGAAGGGCTCGTCGTAATCGTCGATGTGGACACCAGAAAGGTAGTTCGGATCTCCCACACTGGTCGAGGAATCCCAATTCCTCCCGCCACAGACACCGATTACCGCTATTCGGCACAAAACAAACCAGAGGAGATGATGAAACCACTTAATCCCATATCTATAGAGCAACCCAAAGGGCCAAGTTTCAGCATAGAAGAAGGGCACATGGTGAAATGGGCCAATTGGGAGTTTCACCTGAAGCCTGACCCACGAGCTGGGGTTATAATATCCCGAGCCATGGTCCATGACTCAGAAACTGGTCAGACCAGGAGTGTTATGTACAAAGGGTTCTCGTCGGAGCTATTTGTGCCTTACATGGACCCTGCCGACGCTTGGTACTTCAAGACCTATATGGACGCCGGCGAGTACGGCATGGGCGTGACGGCGATGCCTCTGGTTCCTCTTAACGATTGCCCTCGTCATGCTTACTACATGGATGGCATCTTTGCCGCTACCGACGGCAAGCCGTACGTTCAGTCCGATATGATGTGTGTGTTCGAACGTTACGCCGGTGATATTGGTTGGCGACACTCAGAGACCCCAATCAGTGGCATGGAG ATTCGCGAGGCAAGGCCGAAAGTGACGCTTGTGGCTCGAATGGCAGCATCAGTAGGGAATTATGATTACATAATTGACTGGGAGTTCCAAACAGATGGGTTAATTCGGGTTAAG GTAGGGCTCTCAGGTATGTTGATGGTGAAAGGGACTCCACTTCAGAACATGAATCAAGTGGGTAATAAAGCTGAACGAGATGCCATGTCTGGGATATTAGTGTCTGAGAACGCTATCGGCGTGGTACACGATCACTTTGTAACCTTCCACTTGGATATGGACATCGATGGTGCAGACAACTCCTTTGTGAAGGTGAatttggagaagaaagagaccTTACCTGGAGAATCCCCTAGGAAAAGCTACTTGAAAGTCAAGAGAGAAGTTGCTCAGACAGAGAAGGAGGCACAAGTGAAGTTTAAACTCTACGAACCAGCGGAATTCCATGTGGTAAATCATGGCAAGAAGTCTAGGCTTGGTAACCCAGCCGGTTACAAGGTCGTCCCTGGTGGCACAGCGGCCAGCTTGCTCGACCACCATGATCCTCCACAATCACGTGCTTCTTTTACAAATAACCAG ATATGGGTGACACCTTACAACAAAAGCGAGCAATGGGCAGGAGGGCTTCTTGTTTGGCAAAGCAAAGGGGAGGATACGCTTGGTGTATGGTCTGAGAG gGACCGTCCGATTGATGATAAAGATATTGTGTTGTGGTACACACTAGGATTTCATCATATACCATGCCAAGAGGATTTCCCAATCATGCCAACGGTATCTTCAAGCTTTGAACTGAAGCCTGTAAATTTCTTTGAGAAAAATCCCATACTAAGGGCATCTCCTAACGTTGAAAAGGATTTGCCTTTCTGTAGAGCTACTGCTACTTCAGCTTGA
- the LOC122664158 gene encoding protein LPA2 translates to MALSIQSSCFVKKLSPTLLHPRLQSPAKIRLTLRAESSAPDDSRNEGTEDGSVLAPPKKSTKAGLGFGSSLPSSSSSAKLSETEGTASNKRKGKTSRERASSIVRRSPVEKPAFLSQQGESQTEEQSRNESAFLLTWLGLGSLILVEGIALAASGFLPEAWDQFFVKYLYPSFTPTVFLFVGGTVTYGVLKYLQNEKRES, encoded by the exons ATGGCCCTATCCATCCAATCTTCGTGTTTCGTGAAAAAACTCTCTCCGACTCTTCTTCATCCGCGTCTGCAATCACCCGCCAAAATAAGGTTAACACTGAGGGCTGAATCATCAGCACCAGACGACAGCAGAAATGAAGGAACTGAAGATGGTTCCGTTCTGGCTCCTCCCAAGAAATCAACCAAAGCCGGCCTTGGCTTCGGTTCTtctttaccttcttcttcttcctctgctaaATTGAGTGAAACAGAGGGTACTGCTAGTAATAAAAGGAAGGGTAAGACAAGTAGAGAGAGGGCATCTTCCATAGTTCGTAGATCCCCAGTAGAGAAACCCGCATTTCTCTCCCAGCAGGGAGAATCTCAGACCGAAGAGCAGTCGAGGAACGAGAGCGCTTTTCTACTCACTTGGTTGGGTCTCGGTTCCCTTATCCTCGTCGAGGGTATTGCTCTTGCTGCATCAG GCTTCCTGCCAGAGGCATGGGATCAATTTTTCGTGAAATATCTGTATCCATCCTTCACTCCAACAGTTTTCTTGTTTGTGGGTGGTACCGTCACATATGGTGTTTTGAAGTACCTACAGAATGAGAAAAGGGAAAGCTGA
- the LOC122664153 gene encoding primary amine oxidase-like produces the protein MESKAFIRFLFLLVSGALVLLITRTWVQLPTPSDKAELISGNRFLPKSGLTKDQERWNQKRNHKAQVPHHPLDPLTIQEMNKARTILSSHPSFSSTPFTIHTLVLEEPEKPLVLKWKKGDPLLPRKASIVALVKGQSHLLTIDFGSSKVTHNEVVASPSGYPMMTIEDMNSATWAPLSDANFNRTILDRGIDLADLSCLPISTGWFGKKEEKRRLIKVQCYSLQGTANFYMRPIEGLTVLLDMDSKEVVEISDKGREIPIPKAANTDYRYAAQNKRVKLLNPISLEQPQGPSFTVENEHTVKWANWEFHLKPDPRAGVIISRAMVRDPETGEMRNVMYKGMTSELFVPYMDPTDAWYFKTYMDAGEYGFGLQAMPLEPLNDCPRNAYYMDGVFAAADGKPFVRSNMVCVFESYAGDIGWRHAESPITGMPIREVRPKVTLVVRMAASVANYDYIVDWEFQTDGLIRTKVGLSGILMVKGTTYNNMNQVPEEEELYGTLLSENVIGVIHDHYITFYLDMDVDGSDNSFVKVNLAKKQTSPGESPRKSYLKATRYVAKTEKDAQIKLKLYDPSEFHVINPIKKTRVGNPVGYKVVPAGTAANLLDHQDPPQMRGAFTNNQIWVTPYNRSEQWAGGLFVYQSQGEDTLAVWSERNRAIENKDIVLWYTLGFHHIPCQEDFPIMPTVSSHFDLKPVNFFESNPILHMPPNVEKDLPVCRGVASAR, from the exons ATGGAGTCCAAAGCTTTCATTCGCTTCCTGTTTCTTCTTGTAAGTGGCGCTCTGGTTCTTCTCATCACTCGCACCTGGGTTCAACTCCCTACTCCCTCCGACAAAGCAGAGCTGATCTCCGGCAACCGATTCCTGCCCAAATCCGGTCTCACCAAAGACCAAGAGAGATGGAACCAAAAACGCAACCACAAAGCCCAAGTCCCTCACCACCCACTCGACCCTCTTACTATACAAGAAATGAACAAAGCCCGAACCATCCTCTCCTCTCACCCATCCTTCTCCTCTACTCCCTTCACCATTCACACTCTCGTCCTCGAAGAACCAGAAAAGCCCTTGGTGCTTAAATGGAAGAAAGGCGATCCTCTCTTACCCAGAAAAGCTTCGATTGTGGCGCTCGTCAAAGGCCAATCCCACCTGCTCACCATCGATTTCGGATCGAGCAAGGTGACCCACAACGAGGTCGTGGCTTCGCCGTCCGGGTACCCCATGATGACCATAGAAGACATGAATTCTGCTACCTGGGCTCCACTCTCTGACGCCAATTTCAACCGCACGATCCTCGACCGAGGGATTGATCTAGCGGACCTCTCTTGCCTACCCATCTCCACGGGATGGTtcgggaagaaggaagagaagagaaggttgATCAAGGTTCAGTGTTACTCGTTGCAGGGAACAGCAAATTTCTATATGAGACCCATCGAAGGGCTCACAGTACTCCTTGATATGGACAGCAAAGAAGTAGTGGAGATTTCCGATAAAGGCCGTGAGATTCCAATCCCAAAAGCTGCAAATACCGATTATCGCTACGCGGCGCAGAACAAGCGCGTGAAGCTTCTCAACCCAATATCGCTAGAGCAGCCGCAAGGGCCAAGCTTTACGGTGGAAAACGAGCACACAGTGAAATGGGCCAACTGGGAGTTCCACCTGAAACCCGACCCGAGAGCAGGTGTGATCATCTCGAGAGCCATGGTGAGAGATCCAGAGACGGGGGAGATGAGAAACGTGATGTACAAGGGGATGACGTCGGAGCTGTTCGTGCCTTACATGGACCCCACCGATGCTTGGTACTTCAAGACATACATGGATGCCGGGGAGTACGGGTTCGGACTTCAGGCCATGCCGCTCGAGCCGCTTAACGATTGTCCACGAAACGCTTATTACATGGACGGTGTGTTTGCGGCGGCAGATGGAAAGCCCTTCGTTCGTTCCAACATGGTTTGTGTGTTCGAGAGCTATGCCGGAGATATTGGGTGGCGCCATGCTGAGAGCCCCATCACCGGCATGCCG ATAAGGGAAGTGAGGCCAAAGGTGACGTTGGTGGTAAGAATGGCGGCATCCGTAGCCAACTACGATTATATCGTGGACTGGGAGTTCCAGACAGATGGGCTCATCCGTAccaag GTTGGGTTGAGTGGTATCCTAATGGTGAAGGGTACAACATACAACAACATGAACCAGGTACCAGAGGAAGAGGAACTCTACGGCACCCTCTTGTCGGAAAATGTCATCGGCGTCATCCACGACCACTACATCACATTCTACCTCGACATGGATGTCGATGGCTCCGATAATTCATTTGTCAAAGTGAATCTTGCCAAGAAACAGACCTCACCTGGAGAATCACCTCGGAAGAGCTACTTGAAAGCCACAAGATATGTTGCCAAGACAGAGAAGGATGCACAGATTAAGCTGAAGCTTTACGACCCATCAGAGTTCCATGTTATCAACCCAATCAAGAAGACCAGGGTGGGTAACCCAGTTGGATACAAGGTTGTACCAGCAGGTACAGCTGCAAACTTACTTGATCACCAAGATCCTCCACAAATGCGAGGTGCATTCACTAACAATCAG ATATGGGTCACACCATATAACAGAAGTGAGCAATGGGCAGGTGGGCTTTTTGTGTACCAGAGCCAAGGAGAGGACACCCTTGCTGTGTGGTCTGAGAG GAACCGGGCGATTGAGAACAAAGATATAGTGCTGTGGTACACATTGGGATTTCATCACATACCTTGCCAGGAGGATTTCCCCATCATGCCGACTGTATCTTCGCATTTCGACCTAAAGCCGGTTAATTTCTTTGAGAGCAATCCTATTCTCCATATGCCACCAAACGTCGAGAAAGATCTACCGGTTTGCAGGGGAGTTGCTTCAGCTCGATAA
- the LOC122664155 gene encoding probable O-methyltransferase 3, translated as MAIVEVDKAEDLALAQAHVWKYIFNFINSMALKCACDLGIPDVIANHGGRPVTLTDLATALSIPAVKTDCLRRLMRILGHNGFFVRQTNGEGGEGGEETYLLTPSSKLLVKDNPLNLLDFMEEELHPVFVSSWHYFSEWFKTAEQRLFKMAHGVSLWEYNSQHPEMNTVFNAGMASDARFLMNVVVRKCPEVYQGLNSLVDVGGGTGTAARIIAEAFPNVKCSVYDLPHVVATLPKNDIIQGIGGSMFESIPSTHAVQLKWVLHDWSDEECVVILKNAKKAIPSREVGGKVIILDMVVVENADNLDLTETQFLFDVLVMVDVGGKERTEQEWKKLFKEAGFTDYKIKPVLGVRSIIEVYP; from the exons ATGGCTATTGTCGAAGTTGACAAAGCTGAGGATCTTGCATTAGCTCAAGCTCACGTATGGAAATACATATTTAATTTCATCAACTCAATGGCTCTAAAGTGTGCCTGTGATCTAGGCATACCAGATGTGATCGCCAACCATGGCGGTCGCCCGGTGACCCTCACTGATCTAGCCACCGCCCTTTCCATTCCAGCCGTTAAAACAGATTGCCTGCGTCGTCTGATGCGCATACTTGGCCACAACGGCTTCTTTGTAAGGCAAACCAAtggagagggaggagagggaggagaagagacttATCTTCTCACTCCCTCTTCGAAACTCCTGGTTAAGGATAATCCCTTAAACCTATTGGATTTCATGGAAGAGGAACTACACCCTGTCTTTGTATCATCTTGGCATTATTTCAGTGAATGGTTTAAAACCGCAGAACAAAGACTATTTAAGATGGCTCATGGAGTGAGTCTTTGGGAATACAATAGCCAACACCCTGAGATGAACACTGTGTTCAACGCAGGTATGGCTTCTGATGCTCGTTTCTTGATGAATGTAGTGGTTCGTAAGTGTCCTGAGGTTTACCAAGGCCTCAATTCCCTCGTCGACGTCGGTGGAGGTACCGGAACCGCTGCTCGTATCATCGCCGAGGCCTTCCCTAACGTCAAGTGCTCTGTGTATGACCTCCCACATGTGGTGGCTACTTTGCCTAAGAACGATATCATCCAAGGCATCGGAGGGAGTATGTTTGAATCCATCCCATCCACTCATGCAGTCCAGCTCAAG TGGGTTCTACATGATTGGAGCGACGAGGAGTGTGTGGTGATACTAAAGAATGCGAAGAAAGCGATACCTTCCAGAGAAGTGGGAGGGAAGGTGATTATATTGGACATGGTTGTGGTGGAGAATGCAGATAATCTTGATCTGACTGAGACACAGTTTTTATTCGATGTGTTGGTGATGGTAGATGTTGGGGGTAAAGAGAGGACTGAGCAAGAATGGAAGAAGCTTTTCAAGGAAGCTGGTTTTACTGATTACAAGATCAAACCTGTTCTTGGCGTTCGGTCTATTATTGAGGTTTatccatga